A region of the Mangifera indica cultivar Alphonso chromosome 10, CATAS_Mindica_2.1, whole genome shotgun sequence genome:
GTTTGCTCGGTGGTTCGAACAAGTTCTTCCATTTTCATTACTCTTGCTGGTTGTCTTCATTCGTCAACATTTGCAAGGTATTTCTTCTCTTTCCATCTTTTACATCTCGTTTATGTTACTGTTATTGTTCAATTTCACCAGCTGAGATGGAATATTTGTGCTTCCGCAAATTATATATGATGCTTATTCCCAATCCATACCAAAAGCTTTGAGGTTTTGCTTCCTATTGTTTGATAGTTTGTACTTAAATGCCAAAAGAGatgaaaagagagaaataaatcTTGGAGAAAAGTTTAGTCATCACTGAAACATTAAGTGATACTTCAATAGTttttgttttcagttttttttctctttttttttatttttttagtattttgttGTGCTTCTCATTTCTAAgtcttcaattgaaaaaaattctttttggGAGAACTTGCAGGCTTTTTCATTACTGTTTGGATTACAGCAATGATTTTTAAGTCAAATGATATACTTCGAAAGCAGACAGCATTAAAGGTgctttcatttcttcctctatcTTTTCCTACAgtgaagaaaaggaaaatctaATTTCCCGTTGGTTTCTGCAGGGAGAGAGGAAAAACTTTGTTCTCATTGTAATCTCTATAGGTTTTATGCTTCATGTGGTTGGCATTTATTGGTGGTTTCAACATGATGACCTTTTATATCCATTGGTCTTGATTCCTCTGAAAACAACTCCACCTTTCTGGCATGCTGTATTCATCATCCTAGTAAATGGTATGAATTTAACTATTCATGTGCTTATTATATTGTTTGCAGTGATAGAAAATATACAGTAAATATTTTGGATGTTGTTAATAAAGTTTGGTGGTGGTTATAATTTGGTTCATCACCATTTTCAAGATTAAATCTACTAATGTGTGGTTGACCAAAATATGTGCAGCTTTCTATGAGATTCTGTATTCACTCTTATTAGTTTGTTCAATTTTGTCTTTGGTTTTGCTTGTCATGGCATATATGCCTTAATCCTATTAGCCTTCTTTATCTTTCGCTGGTGCAATATTGAATGTTGACTTGTTGGTAATATTTAATTGCTTCTAGATACAATGGTGAGGCAGGCAGTAATGGCTTTTAAGTGTCTACTACTAATTTATTATAAGAGTGGCAGAGGTCATAATTTCCGTCGGCAGGTAAATGCAATTCCAGTCATAATGAAATTACTTTCACTGCAAATATTATTATCATGGTGTTAGAATTCTCTGACTGTTGGCATTTTGTTTTTCAGGGTCAAATGCTAACTTTGGTCGAGTATGCTCTGCTTTTATACCGTGCGCTATTGCCAGCACCTGTTTGGTACCGATTTTTCTTGAACAAAGATTATGGAAGCCTTTTTTCATCATTGACCGCAGGGCTGTATTTAACTTTCAAGCTTACTACCATTGTTGAGAAGGTAGATTCACAGGGCTTTCATCTTTCAGTGTTTGCATGTATCTTTACAGCTTTCATATTCACTTGGTTTCTTAAATATACAGGGATTAGATTGAAATGACTGGGGTATTAGTCCTGACACTTTTAGTTGCTTGCCAGGTTCAATCTCTCTTTGCTGCCTTTAGGGCATTGTCAAGGAAGGAAGTTCATTATGGGTCTTATGCTACAATGGAACAGGTACAGTCATGAAATTTGACTTTATTTTCTGTAAGGCTTTTTGATTGAAGTGTTCACTTGATTCTTTGTCAAATAAAAGCCTAgtctatgttttttttatgcGATGATTGCATTTTATAGCATAAGATCTTGCTGCAATGATTgcattatataaattaatggaTTGAACAGGCATTTCTTTTTATGGTagaaaattagtaaattttgatGGTTTGTGATGGAAAGTAATGAGGGATACAACATCTTCATGATCCGTGATTACAACAGTAGCCTGATAGCATATCAAGTGAAAATTCAATGGCTTGATTTCTTGTTATGCTAATTAAGTCTTTTCTTTTATGGAGTTGAAACTAACTTAAGCCTTGTCCGTTGGGGTTCCTGCACAACTCAACCCGGTTATATTAGTTCTTTCTTGATCTTGGAGATCGGTGTTTCAATGTCAGGCCTTAGAGACTTGTTGCGAAAAGTCAAGACATAGGTTACATATATCGTTTTAGGCACAATGGGTGAGTTTTTTTAATTCCTCCACAGCTTGTGTGTTTCATGTTTCTTATATACTTGCAACATTTCACATGTTCAGTTGTCATCTTTTTGTAAATTATGTTCATATGATAGTACTTTGCAATGTTAATATCGATCCTCATAACAAAGTTATTGTTCTCCTGATTAAATAATCTACTAATTCTGAACTCTAGATAATTTAATGCAGGTAAATGCAGCTGGAGACCTCTGTGCTATTTGCCAAGAGAAGATGCATGTTCCTGTTTTATTGCGATGTAAACACATATTTTGCGAGGACTGTGTTTCTGAATGGTAAGTTTGTTATCTTGTGTTTCACACTATTTTTTATGTCTATATTGTTGAAGTTGAATggtataaaatttgtttgacgTGCACTTTTCCTTAGTATGCCTTTGAGAAACTTGCTCTTAAACCAAACTATTACTTTTTGTAGCTAATATACTGTGTATTTAGTGGTCAGTGGCAAAGAGAACTGATAAACATAATGTGTTATTCATGGgcactttattatttatttctatgtATTACACATTGGATGGTGCAATATGATTTTTTTGAATTGGATTTTAAGGCATAGTTAAATTGAACTTGTCAAGTTCAAATGCCTTATAATTCTTATCTGCCAAAATTTTCACTCCTGGAAACATAATTGGAGAGGAAATCCAGAAATTCTGGTGATCACTAATGAAGAACCTGTTTTGTAGTTTATCAGTTGCTTCTATTACTATAAATTATTGCCTCAATTAGAAAAGGAAGTCTAGTAGATTATTGTCAACTGCTATGACTTAAAAAGAAGCCTGTCCATTCAATGTTTGGATAATCGAACCGACCCTTCACCTGGTCAAAGTCCCGCTCTGGCTCGATGGTTGTACCAGtaaaatcatatgaaaattttaaaaaacccaaatctTCATCTTCTCCCCAACGACTTTCCACTCTCCAAGACAACTCTCtatatttcttcatcttctcaatCTTTCTCTTGCAATTCTTCACAACCAAACCCTTTCTCTTCCACTTatcttctcaatttttttccCCCAAATCTTCACAACCAAActctctctttttgtttgtCCCCACACTCAACAAAACCTAATCTTGACTATTCCTCCAATAACAATACTTGCGAGTTGTGACTGTGGTTTTGTCTTCAAGGAGTTTTGTCTAGTCATAGCCAGAAAGTCTTTGAACTCAATGATGCAACTCTACCATCATCGGCTTCTTTCCGACTCCATTATCTCGAGTCTTACACTTTTACTCTCTTTCATGTCTGGCAAGTTTCCACCATGTGGAGTTAGTTAACTTTTGGAAAAAGCAAGGGTTAAAAATCAATGTTGTATTAGGTAAAGGAAGATGGAGATGGAGATTCATTTGTGTTATCCCATGGTGGTGAAATGACTGTAATTTCATGTTGATAGTAGCGGTGATGGAGGAGGGAGCATCTGGGGAATCTGAACTTCAGGAAGATGGTCAACTTATGAGATGGGAGTGTATTGGTTGTTTGGCATCAGGATTCCAACGAGAAATCAGAAATGGCCATTCGTGAATTGCAAATCGCAATTGTTGGTCACAAATCGCACTTCACACGTCTCAgttcaatatttcaattttagtgtCAAAATTTACATGATTTCATTTACTGCAGGGTTTAGTTGAGTCTTATCTTGCTGTTTCTCACTTTAGTTCACACTTAACAACTTTAGATTAGTCAGTTAgggattttagatttttaatgatttaacaTTTGACTCACCTTAGCCCGAGTTTCAACCATGAACCAGCACAAAACTGCAGGTTCAACCACAGGTCAAAGCGGGTTAAACGGTGAAATGGTTTTTACGATTACTTGAATCATACCACCTCTTGGGTCCTGGTCAGACCGGTTGAATCAGCTGGCTGGTCTGATCTGGGTTTTAAAACCATGTGTCcattaattcttttctttcctaTGACTATTTCTGCATGATTTCATGGGGTGGAATATCTGACTGTTAAAGAATGGgggaaaaacaattaaaaaaataggcAGTATGTCAATTTCTGGCCTGTTGGTTAGTAACTTAGTTTATTCTCAAACCATTATattctgaaattttatttattctggCTTGTGAAGTTCATTTTCTGCTGCATCAAGCTTAGAAGGTCTCTGTGAGTAGGGAGCATACATAAGCTATGTAGAGTGTAAAATTACCATAATCAGTTTCATATGTTGATCATCTGGTGACTGTGTTTCAGGTTGGAGAGAGAAAGAACTTGCCCTCTCTGCAGGGCTTTGGTTAAACCTGCGGACTTACGATCATTCGGAGATGGATCAACAAGCTTGTTGTTCCagttattctaaaaaatatgagtgaTTGAGAATCCTCTAAACAAAAGTTTCATCCTTTTTCTTTCGTAGGCAAATAGTggatttatattaattagagtCTGCTCAAGAACTGCCCCGAAAGGCCAGTGGATTAGAAGGTATATCAAAAATCAGAAGTGATATGGTCATTTGTTATTTGCTCTGAGTTTTAATCCACACATTTGTCTTTTGGAGTATACAGGACCAAAGGGAAAAATCTGACCCTTGTTACACTTGTTACCAAAAAGAGAAAAGCTTTTCCAATTAGTTTTAACATATTTTGTGTTGTCTTTATTTCATTCCATGCATTTTTATGTGCTAAAGTGATTACCTCTTTAGATTAGGAAAGAATTGAGCTATGAAATGGCTTACTATTATCTTCATGGCCAGTTAAAAAAGTTCGCATGTATTTCATTCGGATCTTAAAAATGCTTGTATccatcataatgagtgaatcactAAGCTTGTATGGAAAGCAGGATGGTGATGAGCATTAATAGTTGCCTAGAGTGGACTGAACACCCATTTCTCCATCAGTTGGCATTTAGTATGAGTtaacatatatatgttttttgtaACGCCCTACACAAGCTAGAATGCCTCTTTAGAGTCAAACCAATTATACTAATTaagtaaaatctcaaattcaGTGATTGGTTTTACAATCGCTATATAAGATAATTCAAATATCTAATCTTGATATGACAATAACAGTTTTCAAATTCAAGCCCTTTCTCTTAGAGATTTTACATCTTTTGTTGTTCAAGCTACTATTTAGAGCTTACGAGTTTACATGTTATAAGATTCGAAGAAAGCAAAACCATTGTTGGTAAGCAAAATCtgttttgaaatataattatcatgaaTGAGGGCATTGTTAAAATGGGTTGGGGTTGAGGTGGTCCTATATATGAAACTTGAGTTTACAATTATGCTGTGACTCTGTGAGCAGtcagaaaaataatgaaagccAACAATGGCCACTAACAAGTCACCCTTACACTAAACTCATGTCATCAAAGTTCAGGATTGGGCCCATTCCATGAATTCTTGTACTGTTCTGCATTGCATTATGGGTTCCATTATTGCTACTCAGATTGGAATTGGACATCTTTGTTTGCATTTGGTCTGTCACAACACCGGATGTTAGGTGGTAGAACGCAACAAACAATTACATCTCTGTACATACACCTGCACTTAATTATTTATGCATCACAGTAATGCGTATTACTATCACATTGATGATGAATCCATGTAAAATATCTTCTACTAGAAGTGAGGTAAGGAAGTGGGAAAATGGAGGTACAGTAAATCTTTGAGTTGGAAGACGAAATGATGGTAGTTCTGATAGGGTTTACAGCTAGGGTTAGGTTGCCTGTTGACCAACATGACATCAAATGGCATGATTTTTTAACAGGGTGATGAGGCTGCCGAAAGACTTGatcccacccaagatataataaaattctaaactCTCATTTTGTCTTTTTCGAAAACTAcaatatttattaaagttaatttttattaaaaattttatttataattaaaaataaaactgttgtttgttaaaatatttaaaatttaaaattttaattatttttatttatttaaagtttttaagttttgacAATTGATTATTTCATTCTCAAAtctttaagtatttttttctcatctttctAGCAATCATCTTCAGTAATGGCAATCATTTAACGATGAAATGAAGAGTTAGCGATCATCTTTGATAGATGAATCTTCATCTCTGTGGACAAAGAGATGTCTCTTTTGTCTCTTCGTCAATAGATATCCAGAAAGAGATAGATTCATCTACTAAAGATTATCGTCTTCTATCTCTCCTTCAAATTGTTACAATAAttggatagaaaaaaaaaaatttaaaggtaaaattatcattttttaaaatttaaaaattttaaataaaaaaattgttaattttttaatttaaaaaaatatataataaaattttaattttttaaatatttttaataaataataatttcatctataattataactaaaatttttaatttaaa
Encoded here:
- the LOC123226839 gene encoding E3 ubiquitin-protein ligase RNFT1-like isoform X3; this encodes METSPVITPDPHVDPSLSVSNTSNNNSTSYGVLLNLFHSPLSLLLEYSRVASTTSNSAHQDSDPVGDSQTQLPNSVDNLSSVSPGEVSIQIIRSENGESETTEAMLDNEQANPLGAGEALPLVPPSVEGNTSRDASYRSYDIQQFARWFEQVLPFSLLLLVVFIRQHLQGFFITVWITAMIFKSNDILRKQTALKGERKNFVLIVISIGFMLHVVGIYWWFQHDDLLYPLVLIPLKTTPPFWHAVFIILVNDTMVRQAVMAFKCLLLIYYKSGRGHNFRRQGQMLTLVEYALLLYRALLPAPVWYRFFLNKDYGSLFSSLTAGLYLTFKLTTIVEKVQSLFAAFRALSRKEVHYGSYATMEQII
- the LOC123226839 gene encoding E3 ubiquitin-protein ligase RNFT1-like isoform X1; protein product: METSPVITPDPHVDPSLSVSNTSNNNSTSYGVLLNLFHSPLSLLLEYSRVASTTSNSAHQDSDPVGDSQTQLPNSVDNLSSVSPGEVSIQIIRSENGESETTEAMLDNEQANPLGAGEALPLVPPSVEGNTSRDASYRSYDIQQFARWFEQVLPFSLLLLVVFIRQHLQGFFITVWITAMIFKSNDILRKQTALKGERKNFVLIVISIGFMLHVVGIYWWFQHDDLLYPLVLIPLKTTPPFWHAVFIILVNDTMVRQAVMAFKCLLLIYYKSGRGHNFRRQGQMLTLVEYALLLYRALLPAPVWYRFFLNKDYGSLFSSLTAGLYLTFKLTTIVEKVQSLFAAFRALSRKEVHYGSYATMEQVNAAGDLCAICQEKMHVPVLLRCKHIFCEDCVSEWLERERTCPLCRALVKPADLRSFGDGSTSLLFQLF
- the LOC123226839 gene encoding E3 ubiquitin-protein ligase RNFT1-like isoform X2, with translation METSPVITPDPHVDPSLSVSNTSNNNSTSYGVLLNLFHSPLSLLLEYSRVASTTSNSAHQDSDPVGDSQTQLPNSVDNLSSVSPGEVSIQIIRSENGESETTEAMLDNEQANPLGAGEALPLVPPSVEGNTSRDASYRSYDIQQFARWFEQVLPFSLLLLVVFIRQHLQGFFITVWITAMIFKSNDILRKQTALKGERKNFVLIVISIGFMLHVVGIYWWFQHDDLLYPLVLIPLKTTPPFWHAVFIILVNDTMVRQAVMAFKCLLLIYYKSGRGHNFRRQGQMLTLVEYALLLYRALLPAPVWYRFFLNKDYGSLFSSLTAGLYLTFKLTTIVEKVQSLFAAFRALSRKEVHYGSYATMEQFFLDLGDRCFNVRP